A segment of the Pieris napi chromosome 5, ilPieNapi1.2, whole genome shotgun sequence genome:
ggtaaatttttattttttgacataatgtatttgttgtattatcaactttcttttttttatcttactagctagaccggtgtcccgaatagcagaataagtatttaaaaaaaataaagaatcaactgttaggcggtacgatgttcgccaggccagctagtattttataaattcgttAATTAAACCTGAAATTTACAACACGTCTCTATGTATGAACTCTAAATAGCTGCTTTTAAATagtagtatattttaataaagcaatagtagtagtatattttaataagcaGATATATACTTTACTTAAAAGATACTAAGTTACTATACTTCGCATTATGCAAcggtaatataaaattgaccATTCGTCAAATGACCATTTCCACGTAAACTCGATTGCCGTAGTGTTAGTAGACCCGTTCGGTTAGTAACGTCTTATTACTTTtcatcttgaaatattattttaataatttattaccttgATGTATAAGCCGATGTCAAACTCTAAATTACTTCAATCTGAGAGGAAATTGTATTTGTCTGAAATTCTGtcaaatttacatttagatAATAGCTTCtacacaaaacatttttaaggTCTTATACAAACGTAACGTTTAATGTAAcctattttttactaatctgactATTGGTAGCATTGTTTCACTTATGGGGCATCTCTCTAGTGGGTATGAACACAAATACGTAAAAAGtagcctttaaaaaaatgctaatTGTAATTCCGAGTTTTTTGGAGTAGATTTACTaatgggattttttttttactcgCGCTTTGCTGTTCGTATAGATCTTTCTTTTCCCTATTTGATTAAGTATGGAagtaaaaatttcatttttttttactaaaatatagcttatgtatattttaagtatactAGAAGTTTTATAGTGGCATGGTTACTAGTGAATTGATGTACATATATGTCGCACAGAGTTAGATGTCACGATGTTATATACTACTTGTTTAGGGCAGCATAAtgatgtaatatttaaaagtcgtAAGTATATAAAGTATGACGTTCATGAACTAGATAGTGAAATAAGATATATGACAGTATATCAATTTAGTATCGGTTTTTATTTTCCTGAaacataacatgaaaaaaaaaaaataacatgaaAGATAAAACACTGGCTCGTTCAGCTTGATTGTGATTTGTCAACCGCTTTTCTAGTAAACGTCACGCGACACGTTCCCTGGATAACACAAATAACAATCAAGCGAAGTGAACCATCGCTTTATCTATCATTTTTCCAGTATGCAAAGTCTAGggaacattttaaaaactatagaCGCGCCTAAAAATCGCTGCATTTGACACGCAACGATACAAACACCTAACCCCAGTACGTGACGATCCTACATTTTGCTGTAAAGCTGAgcaaattaacaataatgagGCAGTCACTTGGACACTTGCAAATTACTAACTTCCCCAACCATCATTTGTTTTGACGTGACGAATGTAACGAATTTGTTTCGTCGacttaatttagttaaatccCAAAACATTTTGCTCAACGCATTATTTTATTCGTTAATGCAGTGGACAAGGATAAAGAAGCACTTTTAAATGAACTGGGAATGtgatatacaattattaattaattaaattgtttattagaaactCTAACCGcatagtataattaataaaatggtaTTCGGGAATTCCGTTATATTACTTAAGAGTATAATCCGCTGATTgagcttattataataatattattcgaGTATAATAAATCCTTGTTATATCAAATGATACCACTTAAGCCGAGCTAACTAATATgagtattaatataaaatgatacTTATATATTTCTCATAAACTTACGTTTATACGACTGAAAATTCCAAGAAGCAACTTAATATCACGCGCCTTGTAAAATGTTCTGAGCAAAAGgtaacacaaaattatttgatgCCACATCGCCTAACGATTTTTATATTGGTAtgggtttatatgtatatacaaaaatgtgtgTACCTTCTtgacgtttatatttttttatacagcaTATTCGAGGCTTATATTGGACatctgtaattaattattttgtgtgatCCGTGCCTACTATAACTTTTGGGTAACCGATTGGAAATTGTAGGTTAGACACCTAAGCTTACTTTCCTGACAACCTCACAGgcaataattacaataatacttACTTAATACCCATATTCATGCACTCCGCTGTGGCCATTCCAGTAATACCCATGAGCATGTTATTTGCTAGTTTGGCCACTTGTCCCGACCCGATCTCTCCGCAGTGAAACTGCTTGGCTCCCATAGCCTCCAACAGAGGCAGAGATCTATCAAAGTCCTGCTTTCTGCCACCAGCCATAAACGCCAGAGTTGCGTTTTGAGCGCCCATAACGCCTGAAACAAAGATTCACGTACTAAACCCAAGCGTATAATCCGATACTAAAGGTTTTGAAGGGACTAATTCTAGGTATTATTCGAAACTGTAAGCTAGAACACACACAGTTGTCTGTAACTGTATTACACACATCTGTATGCGgttaattgaattatataatCTTATGTCATTCGTCTTTTTAGCTATTTTAGGAAAATTTTGGACTTCTTGATGAACGGAACAATTAAGCTTTGTTTCTGATTCCACCAcacaaatgtaaatatttcataatgttttgatttttataaaaaaaaaacatatattgtcTATTGATACATGAGTTATCAGGTTTTctgaaaataacaaaaaaaaagtaacatGTGTGAAAATATTCTACGCGATGCGCATgattttactataatttttaaagcaaatcGATTATGTATCTAATTATATCAGTATGATGaggaaagatattttaaagcGTATTCAACATCTTATAATCCAGCAGAGACATAGGCCCGGCACAGCCATTTGGAAAAACTTCTCTATCATAGAATCTATAGAGACTCTATCGGATTTTCTTAgtcaaaaatacaaattcaaGGAACAAATGGAATAAATTAAGTAGGTTAAAGTAGTGactaattaatttcaatactACTACGATATACCTAATATACATCGTGTAGTTTTTCTCGACTAAACCGAAAATAGCGGCTGAAGTTATGAAGTATATTTTACcataatatattcattttatgaaATGAGAGCAAAGCGACTACGATAACAGAATGCTTTATCAAGACATtgaaattatcattaaaatagaGTAAACATTATCTCACTAAATAACAGACTGTTGTTGATttttacgtaataaaaaagattttttaatcatCACCTATATTATGTCAAACATTTTAGATTACGTGATCATTATtactaaaagtaaaagtaaagtaaaaaatcatacataatgtacacttatgacttgtcagtaaaaaatataaatattaatgcttctaattttacatttactgccagttctcaagggcgtagaacgggagagaagaactggcaataaactctccgccactctttttaatcgtcatttttttttgttttacaaaatgtttgtaaggagctgcaaccattacaccatgtcccatgTGACCATTTGTCccatttgtcctctatcagcaggaggcatggtgaaatagcagcacgcacttacattctcgtgggaacaacacgcaaacacatagtcgaaataaccaacatcaccgcatacacgaattcaagtacgaccagtcaccacaaacagcacccgttcacgagcatgacgcatggccagccatcgaccccctcgccatattttagggagagagacccgacgcatggacgccgcaacaagcaatgacatttaagcgagcatgacgatccttgacTGTGCAATAGCTGTCCTTTGATTAGCCGTTAGCCTACAATATAATGTGTCGCTACTCTCTAAGATTTCCTTACCTCCAGAGACAGGGGCATCAATAAATCCCTTCCCTTTTTCTAATGAAACGGGATGAATCTGCTTCGGTACATTGGGGTCTACAGTGCTGGAGTCGATTAAAAGAGAACCCTTGGGTGCCTGAAACAGTACATAACACTTTATTCATCTCTTCActctaaatatacttaaatattgatGCAAATAAAGTGTATTCGTATCAGTATTAAAAGTAGTCAatactatatacatattacatatatataaaattctcgtgtcacagtgttcgttcccatactcctccgaaacggctcgaccgattattatcattttttatgcatattcagtaagtctaagattcggctactatctatctttcaacccactaagtgataaggggtgtccaccccaaaattttttttttattttttagacaaaatttttgtttttatatttttatgatacagcatacaaatttacaaacaacccttaattttcacccctctacaatcaaccccatttttttattatagtagatagttattttattaaactaaaaaaaattatcctagaaataatatataatatggcaaaacaacgtttgccgggtcagctattatatgtatatatattatataaagattataaatGAACCCTCTTCAAGGTTCTAACGTActcaaaattattatgaagcGTTGACTTTTCGACCTCTTAGAAATGGAGGAATCTTTCGTTCTCTTTATTCTTTCCTATAATACTAAGCAGTGACCGTGATGACACAAATACAGTTCAAATGTTTTGACTTGCAGGTAAATCTCACCATTTGCGTTTTAGGCAAATTTACTTACGTGATCAATTACACCGTCCTTTCCTAGATATGCTTCCAGAACGACTTTGTTGCTGGGTAAAATTGATACAACAACATCAACTCCATCGACGGCTGCAGCGATAGAATTAGCGCTGGTCACACCATTTTTAGCTGCAGCGGTCAACGTTTCCTTCGATGGATCGTAACCACGGACGTTGAAGCCctagaaacaataaaaaggTCTGATAGGATTCGCCTACAATGTGTTCCGCAAAGGTGCGGCATACTGGTGTACCGTGGTCATTAGTTAGTATGGCGAAAAAATaaggtaatttaataaacttatctAATTCTGAGGTAGTATTgccttttattgacataacctttacacatttaaagaagaaacttttaaccggattaaagttagtcgataccaactccggggaaataaatacagataatgcaacttttttctacagctgtgatactttttgacatccaacaccttttgtcttcagtcaccgtgaccacgcacgctgtaaagcacgcgaaaagtcggtaaaatttaaaattatgttaaataattgtaaatttataataatacataactttaatccggttaaaaagtttttttttaattctgagGTTTCACTTGCATATCTGAAGGATCTTAGGACATTCGACAAAGAGATGAGAGCAGCCCCGTCAACAATTACTCCAAATTTAGACCATATATACTCAATTAAACAGGCTCATATGTCGcattaaatatgattattataacttaaaactgatttttaatttccgGTGTACGTccaaacattttagttttccTAGTTACTGGATCGCAAAAAGTTTGCGTAACACTGGCCTACAATATGTATGTTAACTCATTTAATCTTGCAACAGATTGATTTCCACGTGGTTCTAAATTACAATTAGTATTCTGGTACTTACAACCAACATATTTTatccataaataaataaatcagtggcgctaaaacctctttaggtcttctcctcagatttctgaatctgtttcatgatcatttttaaatctaataggcaagtaggagcCTCCAGTAcccgacacacgccgtcgccGTTTaaagtctaagacatgtcggtttcctcacgatgttttccttcaccgttcgagcaaatgttaaatgcgcacattgatagaaagtccattggtgcaaagccggggatcgaacctacgacctcaggtatgagactcgcacgctgaagccactaggccaacactgctctatattttatccatacatcttttaattttcatcGCCTTTAAGTTTTCATCATTCACTGTTTcattaaacagtttttataacCAATTTTGCTAATACCTCCACCTTAATGTAACGCAAAAGCACTATCTGCATTGTTTAACATAATCTttgcataaatttaaaaagattttaattgtaaattaccTTAAAAGGAACGTTAAATTGGTTATGGTTTTGTTctatttaaatcttttaatgGAAGTGGAATAAAATTCTGTGCTACTTGTATAAAAAGATGGTAAGAGATAAGCAAACTACGTAtaaatcaaagaaataaattaaataaagaaattattaatattggacaaatatattattattagacatattttttttatatcctaTCTCTAAGAATACATAGAGATTAAAGTAGGAGTTCTTAAACCATACAAAAATACCTTTTCGACGACAACATCGTCCCTAGTTATACCAGTACACATCTAAACAAACTACACGACAATACTTTATAGCAGACGTGGTCTGCGAAGAGCCTGCAATTTACAAAGGTTTTTTTGCTTCTTAGTCATAACATTTCCTATCGAGCCTGTACAGTCAATATCCATACTAACAttcataccataccatacatACATCcgtcttaaaaaaatcttaattctTGTCTCAGCGCTTGCTCTAATCACTTCTATTCCATTGTAGGAATATCGTTTTATACAGAGGAACTTTGAATTATACCTTACGTACACCCGgaatatactatttaaatgTACCATGAAAACAGCTTTAACAAAGATTTCCAAGTACTTGAGTAAGCTGAGGTACGTTGCCGCTGTAGCTGAATAATAAACCAATATAACAATGAATAAAGTAAGGTCGGATGATTAGCATAATGGATAAAAACTGTCTAAACTTACACTTTATATTTCCATTCTCCAAACGcagaatatataatatcatcGCTTCttgacattttaatataatttcgaCTGAGCCATTTCATcatgttaaatgtattgaattgaaaatgtaatttttaacctCATTTATatcgtaatatatataaattacccgtcacgttgtttgtccgctatggactcctacactacttaaccgatttcaatcaaattttcaCACTgagtgcagtttgatctaactttgATAAAGCttttatcttaatttatacccccaatattattttaatgccaaTTAAGtgattattatttgacagtcacaattctaacagctgtgttgaaagtaccaacgttttacactagctacaatttaatggcataaccaccaaaaaagcatggtggtcccaatgactggtgttctcctactgtttcccttgaatagtttactactatgtataacaaaaaccttagccaacgcttggccgagtctgctagtattctataaatcttaaatcattatttttacattttatatttcatacacTGTTTTAATCTATAAATCAAATATTGAGGCAAACGCGAAGACAAGACCGGTTCTCGTAGGACCTACGTTCTATTGATAGTTGACATTTTGTGGTGGTGTGGTTGACGATACGTTAACTTAAACTTTGGTTACTCCATGTGTATTAATACTAGATTAATCCTTGAAGTTTATCTGATCTtagtatacatttattaataaggttACTTTCTAAACTTAGAGTTGTCACATCATATAAGTTCTTATCGTGTGAAGACAGAATTTAATCCtgacatattttgtaattacatcataataaaaatttacataacattATCAGTTCTGTTCAGAGAtaacaatgtttattttattttataattgtcaTTATTCCGACTTGGCAACAATCCTTTGATTTTTATCTATAAGTGTTTGTTCACAGTTGTAAACGCCTGAGAAACCTTAAACAAGAATCTCTTTCACGTTACGGAGATAGATTAAAATGTTAGATTAAATTCAGCAAACGAAACAAACAGAATAATTCAatttcataaacaaaataacacaTTCAAATTGTATCAAGCTACGTCTTTCAACCTTATCAAACCCCAATTGTGCCTCATGCCAGACCGAATTGACATTCaaacacgtaatttaaaatgtattaattcatttaatcatatgCATAAATGCTACCCGTATATAACATCTTAGATTTAATATCGTaacacaatattaatttatcgaaatccttattcaattgttttttaacattatatgatcaataaaaacaagtttagCTATTAACTAAATGTACGAACacaactttatattaaatttagatcAATATCGACTTTATCTACTTAAGAAAACACTTTCACTGAATATGTTTCCATACGAGATAATTCTCACCTTTTTGACTAAATTAGCAGCCATAAATCCCCCCATGTTCCCGAGTCCCAGAAAGGCCACATTCTTGTCATTACCGGAGCTGTACGACCGGCTGGTTATCAAAAAATGCCGAGAGACACGCGCCGCCATTTCGAATGTATAAATAACACGACTGCTTGATTGCGCGTGCGCAGTATGACTGGTTCTTGTTTTTAACTGTAGATTGAAGATTCTgacgtattttaattattatttgttttaatagaataaaCATGAGGATTATTTTAATGGCTTCAGCTTTTAAAGggaaatgaaatgttaattacattatataatcGAAATTAACTTACACTAATTCTAATTCGACAATACTGAGATTTTCAGAGTATTTACTATAACAACACAAAAATGTTACGATGTATTGATATTATTCTTCTTATGAGGCCTCCCCATTACTAAAGGTTGGCCCGTGGCTGTCAGTCTCGTGATGCGTGTTTTGGTCCGCACTCCGCAGTCGCAATACCCGTCCTATacgttaaggccgatttacattatcttagtatttaggagagtgctttagtacaacttgaaaggcaagttctttagtgctttagtgcgttgcgagtgaacgtttacatttcttccagtagagtatcattacagcgccacaatgaacgcgcaacgacgtcggcaaatacgctctattctacgcaaaataccaactgtagttatggaacaaatagaagacgagattttattcgaaataaataaactaaatataaataataaacaaaatagcttcttttaaggcagtgtatgccgaatgcctagccggtttgtttttgtataaattgtttttaacgttccacaaacattcgtgaacaacatagtcagacacaaatttgatagttgtatcttccgaccatttagccatctttaaaaatcaaaaaacacgcacgcgttccacggcacttatgcactctcctaaagatttgactaaattacgtgtttacacacaacgagggaagGTCTCGGGGGGGGtgcgcgggcgcgggaggggtatcacttgtaacaaaaataaaaagcgattctattttgattcaacttgaaagtcaagtagaaccgtactaaagcaagtagcgtttacatgtttcaactaaagtactatcctaaagcactctcctaaacactaagataatgtaaatcggcctttaggtTTTACTGGAATATCTTAGGATTTACGGAAGTTCGagcttttacagtaacatataCACTGTACGTACACAATACAATAtcaacatacatttttaatataaaaaaaaacccttaTCTTTCTTTGACTTTGACCTAGGTTGACCTCCTATCTTcaaaaaaaagacaatattcATGGTGACAGGTAATTTAACTAATGGATGTAGcataattttttcttaatttagtTTCATAAGGTTACAGACAATAATTTGAACTTTCCGATAACCGGCTATCACGTGCTTATCATATTCGTATATTATGTAACATAGCTATGAAGGTCATCATGTTCGTTAAAGGCGTGGCTTGTGTTGAGTTCGGTGGcgtagtctagtcgacaagttgaaaatggtacaaaatagagatactgctcttaaaattatttgcgataactcattggatccggaattacgtctagaaaaatgtgccaaaagcgtgtattagcacataaaaaattgcaaaagcctttcttacattcatatttaacaagatcgtggcataaaagttaataaaatatttatactttgtttataacaatttttttaattaaaacttttactttaaatactgattctttgaagttatacttctttaggcgcgttataaaaaattgatgacagtgaaattttacgatgcgcgcgtaccgtgacacaaaattaacagaatgaagttgccgaCTAAATCGCTCATTAAGTTGTTTAAAccagaattttgaatgaccataatgacctttgtagtacttttaaaaaaaataaaggagttttaattattttttcaaagaaatttagcaatgctttttcacaaagacctattgttacttagttaaaaggttataaaACATACCTAGATatcaaattgaatgaataatataataaaatatataattattattatgaatattaattaataattgaataatatactaaatttttatttattaattattaattatttaatatttaaagaaaataaagaaagccaaagaagtataacttcttacgcgcgtacataagtacacgcacccttagcatgggactaggtcaattggtgtgaattgtcttttaaaaaaaaaatatgaatgtaCTTTATTTGAATTACTTTGAAGACGAAATGACGTGCTTAAGCTACGTAAATGcgtataaaagtttattacaattaatgtgTGTTAATCTCATTACGCTCAGCCACAATAATAATAGGCGCAAAACGATCTAGCGGTAGGTGCGATTGTGTTGGTTTTATCTTAATTATGCCTTCTTTGTATTTGAACAATGAAACGTTGCTACCCATTATGGATAGCGAGGTTTGTGCCACTTGTTTCAATgcatcatttaaaattaagtacaTTTTTAGATTAATGAAAATTTCTTTTCAGAATATTTGATGATACCTTTTCTTGttcttaaatacatttttcattgGAGTTTCATTAGAGTTTATAACTGAGGTCAACTAGGACGTGAACCGATTTGCATGGAAACgggaaaacataaattattagtgtTGTTTATGACTTAGGAATAGTGTAAGttgctaattaaaaattgcaaaGTAAGATTAGTAAATGAAGTAGagtttttaaacaaacttGAGACTTTCTAATTTTATGGGTTACGTTGTTTACAGACTATAAATAACCATTTTTCTTTATCGATTTTGTCGAAATTAGAAAAACTGAACCCTAGTTCACCAACTCATATTACTAGTACATCTCTCGTTTATGCTGGCAACCCTGACACAAAACTATATGTCATTGTCTGTGATAAAAATCATCTCAAAAGTAAAACTACATTTTCTAACACCAAAAtcgtttttattcatataaatcatCAGATTCAAAAGCCAAGATTTTTTTGCCTTTACGTAATAATATGTACCAGCAATGGGACAGtggacttatttttattgactgACCCGGAAAACGTTGTTTtttccatgtatattatttctaggaaacatatttttagttcaataaaaataggggttgatcgtagaggggtaaaaatttagggttgtatgtagTTTTAATGgcacattataataaaatttaaaattaaaatttcgtccaaaaaataaaaataaaatgttaggtgtggacaacccttatcacttaggggtgtaaaaaatagatagtagccgattctcacacctactgaatatgcatataaaatttgataaaaattggtcgagccgtttcggaggagtatggtaactaacattgtgagaattttatatacaagatAATAACATGCCAAAACAGTCAGTCAACCTTAAGTTAAGCAACTTCCACCTTTTTAAAGTCCAAAAGAGAACCCAATTAACGGCTtgattaatgttaataataaacgaGCCCATGGATTTATTAATACGAACCAAAATTAACCATTGTTACAATCTACCTGGTTCAATGGAGCGGTTAGGCCTTTGTCTTTCTAATTTGAAAGGTGAGCAAATACTATGTTCGTATTCCGTTTAATTTAATGTAGGCGCACGAAATTTCATAGATTAAATATTCATCAGTATTATtgatttaactttaataattaatttaaggcAACTTCGCTTTCTAGACGTGcgttctttctatgtgtgctaAAACCTTCCTGATACGATAAAAGATTTAGAGTCTGTTTCacatgtatggataaagtaccaaatagctatgcaacaaataaattatttggaagaattgtgctatttgacattcatcggtcTCATAACttatggactttatgtgacgaatagcgctatctgacagtc
Coding sequences within it:
- the LOC125049561 gene encoding probable 3-hydroxyisobutyrate dehydrogenase, mitochondrial, producing the protein MAARVSRHFLITSRSYSSGNDKNVAFLGLGNMGGFMAANLVKKGFNVRGYDPSKETLTAAAKNGVTSANSIAAAVDGVDVVVSILPSNKVVLEAYLGKDGVIDHAPKGSLLIDSSTVDPNVPKQIHPVSLEKGKGFIDAPVSGGVMGAQNATLAFMAGGRKQDFDRSLPLLEAMGAKQFHCGEIGSGQVAKLANNMLMGITGMATAECMNMGIKMGLDPQVLLDVLNNSSARSWSTEVYCPVPGLVPTAPSSRNYDNGFKNELMVKDLELASQMALGIRSPIPLGAVATQLYRVVQSRGYGEKDFSFIYQLLKNEIAKK